Part of the Drosophila santomea strain STO CAGO 1482 chromosome 2L, Prin_Dsan_1.1, whole genome shotgun sequence genome is shown below.
ATGGAGGGCCCTCGAAATGGCCTACGACCCCTATTCCATTCCCAAACACATCCCCACCACCCCCCGCCAAGTTGAGGCTGGGgggtgaaaaaaaaagtgggaaaacaTCAGACCAGCAAAATGGcgggcaataaaaataattgcaaatttcGAAATTTAACTGGAGGCACGTTTAAAGTGGCGCCTCAGCTCCCTTAGCCACGCCCCTAAGTCTCCTACCCTATTCGACACTTGCCAAACAATGGTGaacggaaaaacaaaatgttcaTTGCAGTGTAAAATCTGCGAATTGcgattttctttttcactttAGCCAcggtttgtgtgtgtttttgcgTTTTACAATCTGTTTCGCAACTCACGTAAAATATAAGGTAATTTGTGGAAATTTGATGTTTATcgtaaattgttttttatttgcacaatGTCACCATTTTGCGGTTTGCCAGCAGCGcaaacccacacacacgcagactGACAagcaacacaaacacacatacacaggcATACATTGGTGGTCAGAGTTGCCAagctgtaaaaaaaaaaaattttcacaaaatttaagtttataagtaaaataattgaatacgctttttaattgttgaaattattgaaaatattatatgttttaGCATACTGCTCTCTAAATTTTATAATGCTTTTGATGGTAAATTAATGTACAATGCTCAGATAAGTAAAATATATCCAGTCTCTGTAAGAATATCTGACATTCGATCAGAGTTTTTTCAACCTTAATTGTGCGCGCCGAAAAAAGAATAGATAGATGGTAAAAACaattgcaaacatttttcaatttaccTGCAGGGCGGAAACGCCTTTCCTCCGTTTGTTGTTTACTCCATTTTTTATTGCGTTTTTCTGTGGGCCCGATATTTTGGGCTTAATTGCAACACGAATGCCCCAATGCAGAAGGGCTAACAATGTGATAGCAATGACCATAAGAGCTGGATAGAGCTCTTCCATTGCGTACATGGTCATCTTTCCCAAAGTttatatgtacgagtataacaaaaaaaaaaacgaaaactaaCACAAATTTTGACAGAATTTTGTATGACTAACCCAATTGAATGGTGTAGACGAActgcttgttttaattttcattttatttactttataattATCGTATATTCTGATTTACATTGTATAATATCGTATATCATTACGGTCTAGgtttacaattaaaattagtttaaatatttcatttcacaCTAAAAAGGTCAGTAAAATGTTTCAATCGCCTGGCGTGAACATTTCTGTTCtctcattttctttttttgagAGCACATTTTAATAGTTTACATTTAGTTTGAGTGGAAATTATAGACCAAACATTGACAAAATGGACAGTTAAACGTAGTCGTACACTTAGATTTAAGTTATTGGCTATTTTGATCATATTTGGTTTTGGATTACAAACACATTTTGGTTTATATCTAGGTGGATATCTGAATAATGCGCGGGTGGTCTGAGTTGGTTCGGGGACTAAATAAAACTCTTatctatttttaaaactaatttgtattataCATAGTTAAAAGTAAgacattaattaaataaacattacaATTTGAGATGTTACTCAAATTCCACACCCATTCATAAAACTCCAGATATTATTCACTATTCTAATAATCATTTTCGATTATGCTTTaaacacacaaattaaatgtcTGCTTACTAGACTTTCTAAACTCTTTGGTTTACTCTGCTTATCTATTTACAATGTCCTTAAAtctataataaatatttaagtagtTCTTATTGCTAAGAGAAATTGATGTAACTTGCAttcaaaaactaaattaattttattttactaaatTCCGTGCTTCCGTGCGCAAGTCTGCAAACAAAATACTGATACATTTTTCCCTTTCAATGCTCACacatttcgcttttttttgttttggaacACCCTTTCAAATGTATCAATTATGTGGACTTATTACTCAAATATTTCATAACGGAGCTAAACAAGTATTGGATTAAAGGTATTTCCCCcttcttttatattttgctgtgcaattgaatattttctatttttttttttactatatCACTGAGTGCTCAAGGGTTTTACCAACAATTGAAAACAAGCACAGAATCTGTACAACTGATTGTTTTTACAACCCATTTCGATTTCATACTTTTGGTGTAGAAAAAATACAGGAAAACGAATCAATatctatataatttttgtttcacCCGCAAGTCGGGAGAAAGTTTTGCAATAGTTGGCTGATGATTTTTCTGTAATCACCTTTTAACGAATAAAGGtgaaaagtaaatgaaaagaaagcgAAAAGTATCTGTAATGAACTTTTCACACAGGTGTAGTTTACAAAATCAGTTTTAAGCTTTCCGcagtttaaaatttaaatcgaATTCGTTTTGATATCTGTTGATTATTCCATTTTCCGGCtattatgattttattttaaagattttctcTTTTTGCTAAAAGATACTGTTTCTATTTGAATTTCCATATTCTGCGGTCTTGTTTAACGCTGTgtagatattttatttttttagccTATTTATATGTAAATGCAACTCACTTGGACTTTTGACTGGCagtattaaattttaaagttttttccAGTTGCAATTTAATGACTCCATGTCTACTATATACAGATTGCAcagtaaataaattgatatTGTGTGCTCTGATTTTACCGAACTGAATTGCACGGAGGTCTTTGTGCaatggcaaattaatttgcaaatttaCACAATCTAATTTTAGGTCACCGAGGGACCCAGACGACCAATTGTTAATTTGTAATTACAATTTTTGCATTATTATTGCTTGCCGACAATGCGAACAATTGAAATTAGCAGCGCAATTAGTCGAACCGAGCAAACAAATATTCGTTCCAATTTAATGCCCCAATGGAGACAAAAGCTAATGAGGAGtcgaaaacttttgccaaccTTTCCCCTTTTTCGCATTGTGTCGAAGTTTGATTTTTATTGGCCatgtttattttgcatttcggGCTGAATGGGcggaaaagcaattaaatggaCATTTTGTgtcttttatttgatttaaacgAGAACAATTTccatatttaaaaaaaaggcaTAGAAACCTCAAAGGTggcttttgtgtttggctgTCGGTTTAACAATGATTTGACCAGAATTTTATGGCGGTAGTTTTGCAGTTTGTCGCCACGAACCTCAATATTTTGGCCACAGTTTTGAATGACTATGTattgcattattatttatagatAAATAGAATAGGCGGTGAGCAAAATAACGTGGGTTTAATCAGAAAACTGCATTAGATTTTCGCTTGAACTGTTTCTATTATAAATATActcatatattcatataaacattaaatagCCTATAGagtataaattatataaattcatAAGTCCcatgtgaaaatatttatagaaatgCTCACTTGAAAAATAGtaagaaagaaaagaaagaaaaatagTAAGTAAGAAAGCGATTTTTTCAAGAATTTTTTCTCTTGCTAAACAACTTGAACTGCCTTTGGGcaagttaaaattttttttttattcttagCATACTTGGAGTTGTAGTTACTACActttttcgtattttttttagttcttcACATATACAGAACTTTTTCTTGTTGATTTTTGGTCGAAATAGGCgagttattttttattttgcatataattTTAGCATTGCAAGCAATTTTCACGCCACTTAAATAgctaaaaagtttattttagtttatgattatttgcttgtgttttaatttttttttttttttttttgtatttacttaCTCAAATGCTTATTTCGAAATGTATTTggttgcattttttttgttttctcttgTTCTTGTTGTCTCTTAACTGGCAATTAGTTTAATTTGCCAAATCCTGTATTATATCCGCTGCAATGAGAGAGGCAGAAATCGATTTGCGTTTAGTGCGATTTAAGctcattaataaataatggtgaaatatgcaatttaaattaattaatgcgTGTGTGAGCGGGTGGTTGTTCCACTAAGCTATtaatttgcgaaaaaaataagagatgcgttttgtttttatgcaccTATTTCATTGGGATTTTGAGATTGGGGTCAAACGAATGCTtgcattatatttttatatttatatttatagaaattcgCTGgtattgcatttgcattcaatCAGCATAATGCGCTGTTGAATGGGCCGAatgcagttttatttattttatttctatgtatCCTCCATCATATTTCAACCGCATTTTATTCAATGCATTTATATCCTATCCATCCATATTATGTGTGACTTGAGGCGTGTTGAACGTTGCCATCTCGAAAACTCGGCTCAAATGCCAAAACACTTCACATCCGCCGAGGTGCGAGACTTTtaggaaaatattttcctcCCTTTCGCTGATTCGAGGCGACACTTTATGCACTATGACTTGCCTCTGACAATTGCGACTTTtgcataaatacattttctgaATTTTCCGAGTcaagtggtggtggtggaaatTCTCGTTCGCGCATCTCGCACACAATAAAATACTTTCGAATGCGTTTCTGATGCATTCTGAATGCGTGGCGTTGCGCGAAGTGAAAATGTATCTGATCGCAAAAGCCGCAATGCATTTTCCGCACAGATTTTCCCGGCTATCAGTATGTCTCGCTTGCCCCCCACAAAACTCAATTAACGCTTTTCGGTTTCCTTTCACAAAATGTGACACAGTCGTTTGAGCTTTATGTTTGACCGCTTGTTGGTATGTTTCATTAcctaataaacattttatgaGCCCGGCCAGTTGGTCACACACAGTAAGCAGTAAGCAACGCGCCAAATTGGTAAATTGTTTGAAAAGATGCATTACACGCGGTGAGTCCTTCCCTTTTTTCCCTTTTATGTCTGCtcctttttgccattttccacccCCTATCCATCGTTTGGCCCGCCTTTCAGCCAAccattttggccaggccaTAATTAACAAGCTGCAAAGCGGCTCCAATGGGCTGGCAATGAGTTTCCCGTTTTAATTTCTTACTTATCGCTTTATTTTTCGAGGGTAAGCGTGATGTGACTTGCTTGTTAAAactgttaaatatttaaataaaatatatattaagcTGTCCATCTAATCGAAAATAATCAACTTGTACATTAGTTTTcctaatactttttttttgtttatgcgCTATTATTTTATGTGTTAATTGAATAAGGGTGGACTTATAGCAGCTAGGGTATTCTGAGATCGTTGTAATTCAATTGCTGCTCCGCCCACTATAAAGTCGGTTAATGTTGACCCCATTACAACCCAGAAACTGTGTTCCTCGTCCCCATCTGCCTCATCTCCCCCATCTGCAGGACTAGCGTGATGATAGTCCGATGGCTTTTGTTGGCCCATAAAACATGTTTGCCGGCTATAAGATGCGTTCAGTTGGTAGGATGCTGTACACCGTATTGGTACCTGAACTTTCTCCCCAACAAGGCCCAACCCAGCCCCAAATGCTTTTGCACTGCTCTTGTATTTATGCCtatgaatatttcatttaattgaagCGCATTCATTACCAACCACACAGAGCAAACAACAACCGCCTCGCCTCACTTCCGCCCGTTGCCCGTGCAACGCCACACTTTTGGcgttgtaattaaaataaatttattacgtaaaatgttttgccaaaaaatttgTCGAAAGTTGTGGCTTTCGCCCCGTGGCGCAATAAATAATGTGGTAGGTGTGTGCGTTGGTGTATCTGTGTGAATGTATGTTTAATGATCTTTGTACTCGGTGTACTCGCTGTATTTGCCACCGTCGCCGTACGGAAATTGATGCGGTTAATATGCTTCCACTTgttaatttttgcatttcgttttgtATTTGCAAAAGCCACAAAATCATACAAATAAAGATACGCACAGGGAATGCAAATAGAAACCGATAACAAAAAGCAAAATCTAATCAACAGGAATAACAAACCAACCGAGCGAGCAACCAACAAATTTAATGGATAACCGAAATTTATGATTACCGCCCATTTGATTTGTCTAACCGAATTTTTCAATATTCATGTAAACATGTGCTAGAAAATGTGTTGCATTGATTTTCGAAAGGGAAATGAGTCTCTATTGATCTTTATGTGATTggataaatttaattttgcattgCAACGAAATGTGTGGAAGGTGCAAATGTGTTCTTCAATAAAGAATTCAGTTCTTGATAAGTGAagttataatttgttttattttatatgctCTTTAAAGTTGAGTTAAAATAAGGCCAATTGATGCAGTGCATTTGTTGCTAAATGTAGAGTTCTTTCAGTTTGCTATCCAATGAAATCAACTTCTGCTCTGTGGGAATTCAATCACTCAAATGGCAACTGAAATTCACGGAATTTCAAACCGGACATCAACACTCTTACCAAGAGAAAATGATATCAGGAAAAGCACTAATTGAAATTCACGCTAAAAGCCAACCCAAAAACAACCTGAATTGAATCAACGCACTGCGCTGCAATCCGATATGGCGAATAGAGTAAAGCacttgaaataaaaatgtttggcaCTGCGTAACGCTCTGCGTCATTCGTATTGTCTGAACCGTATACTCACGGTTTCCGCACTTTGAACTACACAGCAAGAACAACACATTATAATGCTAttaactaaatataaataatatagaGTATACTTAATAAACGGTCTGAAAGCATGCACCTTAACAGTACGACACCTTGGTGGAGATGCTTAGAAgacaatattatttaaaattgcttGTAATATCACCGCCACGATTGCATTCACaatcttgttttttttatctgTATATGAGGTCCTAGTAGATCCCGCAAATCGCCAATTGAACTGTGCAAATCGAGAAAACTCGCCAGCTCGAAagcattgcatactttgcaGCGCAATTTCGGGCATAGAAACAACAGCGAAATACTTGGCTTTTTCGCTGTTTTGTTTGAttcttttgttgtttcccAGCTCTGGACGCTCATCAAAGTCAGAAACAAGAAGGCATTATAGAGTGGTCGGAAGGACGGAGAGCGGGTTAACAAAAGTCTGCCGGAACCAGAGCTTTTATTGCTTTAAACTGGCACTCGAGCTCCACTTGCAATTCAACTTGAGttctggccaacaaaaaaaggtGCAGGGACAAAAGAAAAGTGAAGCAACTGTCGGGCTCCTGAGCTCGTCTTCATCTAAAATCCTCTGCTGACACTGCGACAACCCTTTTTACCCCCAACTGCACCGATTTTGGTTGCGTTTGTTTGCCCTTTAAGAGAAGGGGTATTTACTTTTGATCTCACAGCTGTTAGCCAGATACGTGGGGATTTTTGACCTTGCTTAATAGCCATATATCTACAATTCTGCACTAGAGTTTAAATGTCTTAATTATATTAAGAGAAACGCATTTTATTTTGGCCGTTAAAAAGTTTGAGGTTTAAGATATTACACCTTTTCCAATGcaataaaatagtttattaaatGACAAAAATAAGACACATTTTACTTTAATTGTGCTCAACCAAAACTCAGTGAAGTAAATACTGCAAAGTTTCGCATCAATGATCCTCAAGGGTATTTGTGGCTTCGTTTGGACCGCAGCTGTGCATCCTTGCcactttttcttttcgccCATCTTGAGTTGgcatattttcgttttttcggccctgcttttgttgctttgtgGCCAAAAATGCGGCAAAAGTGGATCTGGCCGAGAGTGGGGGAAGTTGAGTCTTCGGCCatggcttttgttttaattgaaatgtttttgctACTCCGCTAGCTGCTGTGCGGCAGCAAACTGCAGCTGCTTCCCTCTTCTAAGCCGATTAGAAGCAGTTCATAATGTATGCGGCTAAATATGAATGCTGCCCAGGAAGCTTTCCTCTCACGTTTTCCCCTATCAGAGGTTGAAAACAATTGTTTTGGTCCATCCTGTGGAGTGGACCGCAATCGCAGTTTCTCcctctttttctctctctaTCGCTTTCAgtctctgtctgtctgtctaaTTGAAGCAGCATTTACTGGATTCCACGGCGTATGCGGAATATGCGCTGGCATACGGGGCGTATGCGGAACGGATATCTTATGCATAACAACACAAATgtcacgcatacgccacgtgtactttggtgtttgtgtgccagagagagagagagagagagagaaagaacTAAACTAAAAACCGCAGCCATTGCTGAGGGTAAATGCATAGACCATATAGAGCACTCGCAATTGCAATCGCAATCCATTTTATGCATTCCATGTGGCATTGCGGCCGACAATGGAGAAAGTCAATCAGTTTCTGGTTCGTCGGCGTCATGCAGGAAAACATTCTATTAGAGGTCGATTTTTGATTAGGGTACTAGGAAATCgtctaataaataaaatctttaattaaattgctaAATAAAATCGGCTGTTTCTTTATGCTCTTTTAATATGAAAGTTGATTTAAGCTTTTAATGCAATCAAACTACAGTTCTAACACGTTTTACTGCCACCAGCTTTCTGCTTTTTTGCCCAGTGTACGCCAGCtcctgtttttatttatttcacttcTCCTACAGCTGGCAGcgttgtttgattttgattttgtgaAATATTTCCAGCTCagcattttacattttaaatagcACCCTCTCCTTCTCACCAGCGAGTCGTCTTCCTTCGCCTTCATCGAAGTTTGTTTTGGTATATTTTCAGTAATTTTAACCCCACCCccacattttttattttcaaaaaagcAGCGACGATAGTTGTCGCTGCAAGCGATTTTGTTGTTCTTGATAGAAGGCGGAGCACTTTCTAGGAGTTTTTGCAAGGAGGGGGCAGACTATGTATTTTATGTGCATTTATCTGTGTGAGCTGCTGTATCCGTCTtctctggctgctgctgcataaAAGGATgtacaaatgcaaatgctgtACAGAAATTTAGATGGGATTCGGTGAAAGCATGCTGCACTGTGTGTTTGAAGAGGGGTAAatgttcgtgtgtgtgtgtgtgtatgctgTCCCTGCCTGGCATTGTGAAAACTCTATTTTGTTTATCCGAACAGCTTCAGCTCGGAGCATCAGCAAAACTCTTGGCCAAACATTTCCCAACACTTAAGTGCATAATCAATCAAACTGATTTCTTAGTCGCCTCAACCGATTTCGGATTTTCGGGCATTGGATTTCTGTCCGGATTGGATTTGTGGATGGATTATTTTCCCAATGagattttattgttgtttgaCGAGCAGCTTGTGCGGCAATAATCTAGTTTTAGATGCGAGATTTTTGGAAATTCCAACTAGCATAAATCTGGTATTCTCTGCCTATATTTCTTTGCTCAAAATGAATGCCATCACCCATTATAAAATACAACATGTGTCCTAGAAACATGTTGTATGCCTTGAAAGTGCTACTATTTACTTATTACTACTACGATACCGATTTGACTcacaataaattataataaaatgataataaactCACCCATTTGCTGAGGAGGCTTCGCCTGCTGCTGCATATCCTTGCGCTGCGGGGGAAGAGGCGGTTGTTTACCGGATTTCCTTAAAGTTCCGTAACGCTGGGCGGCCTGCAGCATTTCGTGGGGCGCCAGTTGTTGCGTGGGACTGAAACTCTGCTGGCTAAGGGAACTGGTGACCGTGGGGATGTGCGGCGAATAGCCACTGTAGTCGACCAGGCCACTGAATGCCGACGGTGGTCGCTCCACATAAATCTGCTGCGACTGGGCGGTGGCCATTTGGAGGCGCCACAATGCCTCCTGCGACAGATCCCTGGCGTTACTGTAGTTATTCTCGTTCGAATTGCTGCTTGACCCTGCAAATTACCACATTTCCTTGGATTATTACGGGCCATTTTAGTGGGCAGCTACAGctagtatatatattgttgtGCAGATGTACCAAAAAAAGGTGTCGAAAGTGGGTGAAAAGTGCTTGAGGTGCTGTGCGGTTAGTGGGAAAACTTGAGAGTCACAGTGGCTAATTGGAAAAGCACGCACTAACATAAACACATCTATACATATAGGAAAAGTGCCCAGTCATTCTCATCAGACAGCTGTCCAAAGGATTATTATTACACGGTTTGAATAGCAAATTGTAATGTTAATTTAGTTTCAGCCAGGCTTAATCAAACATGAGCTTATATAATGCTAAATAATAAGGTTTCTATTACCTCCcacacatttaattataaatgtagTCAGTTaatgtgcaaacgtttttTTTGGGGTGCGTCAATAAAAGATCTTagtaaaaaacattttacataCGTGAGAattgtatttatatacaaaaagGAACAAGTAAACGCAAACATTCACGACGAAATTTAAGGCGAATAAAACATTGGGAAATTCTATAAGCTGCTATTTTCATTGCCAAGAATTCGCTGACTTCATTTTCCGTAGACACGACATGGTTGCGGCCACCAATTGAAGTGAGCCAGTGACCAAAACATCCAGTTCGTTCTTCATTCCATACTTCTGTTTGCCGTACTTATTGGTCAGGTACTCGAAGAAGGCATTGATGGTTATGGAAAGTTGCGAGTTGTCCCTTTTGCCGTTCTCCTCGCAGAGAGCTCTCCAATTTCCGGCATTCCTCTTGGCCCTTTGCAGCTCCTCCATGCCGTGCCACACCATGGCTTTgccatcctcctcctccaggaTTTCGCCCTCGAAGTAGTTTGGATTGGGCACAAAACACGCCTCTTCGTAGCGCAAATTACTGCGTATGATAGTCAGAAGATCCTTGGCATTGAACTCGTTGACCTTGTTAAAGAGCAGGATTTTTGGATGGCGATTCGCGCGTGTCCTAGTGTAAAACCAATCCCGACAGGCCATCATCGACTCAAAGGTATCAGCGCTATCCAGATATACATTGAACATGTCGTGCCGAATGAAGTCGAAATGACCGGGCTGTTCAAAGATCTCTATTCCGCGACTAGCACCCGGTGTCAACAAAGTTGCATTATTTTCCCAGCCCACCACATATTCCGGCTTGTGTCGCTTTAGAAAATCATATGCTAACTGCACGGCCAGAGATCCATTCAACCTCATAGAGTAGTTCGCCTTGTTCATCAGCAGCTTGTTGCTCATATTACCCTCGATATAGTCGGCAAAGGTGGGCACTCGACGGAGTTGGACGCCAATTTGTTTGGCCTTTTGGGCCAAGACCTCACAGCATTCCGGTTGGGTGACATTAGTATAGATATTGGCCTCAGGCTTCATGATCGACGCCTTGGCCCAGGCTATATCTCTTAGCGAATTTCCCAAATTGGAGCTCTGTTCCCATCCCAAGGTCGTTATCCCGATGGTCTGGGCATGTGAGGCTATGTTGGTGGCATCACTGGCGCCTCCATTTCCCACCTCCAAAATGGCCACCTCAACGCCGGCTTGATGGAAAGCGTGAAATGCCATGACCGTCATGATTTTGTTATAGGAAGGTGTGGGTTGCATATTCGCTAGATCCGTGTTGATTTTCCAAAAGAGCTCCGTGAACTGAACATCGCTCAAGGGTTCACCATCAATTCTTATCCTTTCGCTGGTTAAAAACAGATGCGGCGAGGAGAGAACCCCAGTTTTAACACCATGACACCGAAGAATACTCTCCACGATGGCACAAGTGGAGCCCCGGCCTTTGGAACCGGCTACCTGTATCACGGGTATGGCCATGAGGTCCTTTTTCGTAAAACCCGACTTTTCCAGGCACTCCAAAGTTTGCTCTATTACCGGATCCTGTTCCTTCCTACTGCTCTTGGTGGTGGCTCTCCCGGAAGTCGGTTCCAAAACCTGATAGCTATTCAGTTGCTTGATGGCATCTAAGTATGCCAAATGTTCTGGACTCTTTTCTTCGGGTTTTTCGACCGGTTGCGGAGTAGATGGAGCTGCCGCTCCTTGTGGTACAGATGCTTCTGGAGACGTGGTCTTTTGAAACTCCATTTTCTGCATCTTCTGAGCCTGAATATCCTTGCCAGCCTGCTGCTTGGCTTGCATCTCCTTCACCCACTGATTTTGTTTCCTCTGTTGCGATCCCTGCATGCGGT
Proteins encoded:
- the LOC120443841 gene encoding putative folylpolyglutamate synthase yields the protein MHSVLPLMYRRHSSHLKALQWTIQSSQNFFKMSFKAPSIKVPKAAAIKELANKPTQSQSQPSQSQSQSSATQPTQPPQPAEIKKNPLSLGAISSPPPPTPISPKPSVQPKIPDQRAKWLAKVSPESQRKAKLAAGKGTPPSGPPRNQFNQGNNHSFPMAGQSSSANFGAAPKAQVSWQQKVEKSAETEDSGAFKGASSESQRKNWMNRMQGSQQRKQNQWVKEMQAKQQAGKDIQAQKMQKMEFQKTTSPEASVPQGAAAPSTPQPVEKPEEKSPEHLAYLDAIKQLNSYQVLEPTSGRATTKSSRKEQDPVIEQTLECLEKSGFTKKDLMAIPVIQVAGSKGRGSTCAIVESILRCHGVKTGVLSSPHLFLTSERIRIDGEPLSDVQFTELFWKINTDLANMQPTPSYNKIMTVMAFHAFHQAGVEVAILEVGNGGASDATNIASHAQTIGITTLGWEQSSNLGNSLRDIAWAKASIMKPEANIYTNVTQPECCEVLAQKAKQIGVQLRRVPTFADYIEGNMSNKLLMNKANYSMRLNGSLAVQLAYDFLKRHKPEYVVGWENNATLLTPGASRGIEIFEQPGHFDFIRHDMFNVYLDSADTFESMMACRDWFYTRTRANRHPKILLFNKVNEFNAKDLLTIIRSNLRYEEACFVPNPNYFEGEILEEEDGKAMVWHGMEELQRAKRNAGNWRALCEENGKRDNSQLSITINAFFEYLTNKYGKQKYGMKNELDVLVTGSLQLVAATMSCLRKMKSANSWQ